CATCCACTTCGCCGGGGTTGGAGAGCCTGATGACGATCATCCAGCCTTCGTCGTAGGGTGAGGTGTTGACCAGTTCGGGCGCATCGGCCAGTTTGGTGTTGACTTCGATGACTTCACCGGAAACCGGGGAAAACAGCTCGCTGACAGCCTTGACCGACTCAACCGAGCCAAAGGGTTCATTGGCTTTGACCGTCGTGCCGACCTTTGGCAAATCCACATACACGACATCACCCAGCGAGTCCTGGGCGTAGAAGGTGATGCCCACGCGCCCGGTATCGCCTGTGATACGGATCCACTCGTGGTCCTTGGTGTACTGCAATTCGTCGGGATAGTTCGCCATGAAAATCCTCGCCAAAGTGTGTAGTGCGCCTCGCTATCCGGGACGCTTGTAGAAAGGGGTTGGGACGATGCGGCAGGGGACTTCGCGCCCGCGCACAATGGCAAACACTTGCGTCCCCACCGCCGTCTTGTCAATTGGAAGATACGCCAGTCCGATGTTTTTCCTGAGAAAGGGCGACGGGCTGCCCGAAGTGACGCGCCCGACTTCCTGCCCGTCGGCCACCAGCGGGTAGCCGTCGCGTACCGGCACGCGGTCTTCCACCTCGAAGCCGACCAGCTTGCGGGTCAGTCCGGCTGCCTGTTGCCGCAGCAGGGCATCGCGTCCGAGAAAGTCACCCTTGGAGAGTTTGCATATCCATCCCAGATCGGCTTCCAGCGGCGTGGTCGTGTCGTCAATTTCGTGACCGTAGAGGGCCATTCTGGCTTCGAGCCGCAGCGTGTTGCGGGCGCCAAGGCCGCAGGGCACCGGATTGCCGGCTTCGGTCAGCGCCTTCCACAGCCGCTCCGCATCGGTCGGCGCGCAGTAGATTTCGACGCCATCTTCGCCCGTGTAGCCGGTGCGCGCCACGAGCGCCGTGATGCCAGCGATGACGACATCGCGCCGGAACCGGTAGTAGCCCAGACCGGTGATGTCCTCCACCGTGAGGCTTTGCACCAGCGCCACGGCGCGGGGGCCCTGGACGGCCAGTTGGGCGTATTCGTGGCTGACATCGCGAATGTCAACCTCGAAGCCCGCTGCGTGTCCGCGCAGCCATTCCGCGTCTTTGGCTGTGTTGGCCGCATTGACGCAGAGAAAGTAGCTGTCTTCCGCCAGGCGGTGCACCAGAATGTCATCCACAAAACCGCCACGTTCGTTGAGCAGCCCGGAGTACTGGGCCTGTCCGTCCACAAGGCGCGCCGCGTCATTGCAGGTCACATACTGCACGAAGCGCAGGGCATCGCGTCCCTGGATGAGGATTTCCCCCATGTGACTGACATCGAAGATGCCCACCGCTGTACGTACGGCCAGGTGCTCGGCCACCAGCCCGCCGTATTCAACCGGCATGGTCCACCCGGCAAAGGGCACCATTTTCGCCCCCAGCGCGCGATGTATGGCATCGAGTGGTGACTGGCGGAGTTCGGCGGACATGCGTGAAAAAGCCTTGAAAACCGGAAGGATGCTGACGCTGCAAGGGCAGGGACGCTACCATCGCCATGGGGGAGGGTCAAGACGGCCCGGCCGCTGCTGATAACGCCCTGGCTGCCGGCCGGGCCCTTGCCAGTCTGACCGGTGCGGCCTACGATACCTGACGGCTGATTGAGCCAGTCGCCATCTTTTGCAGTTTATGGAGGATGACTGCCATTCGCACGCGACCTGTCCTATCGCCTCATTCCACGTCCTGACGCCCGGTAGTTTCCTCACGACCACCGTGGCGTCGGCCAACGATGTTCGCCAGGAGGAAACTCACCATGACTGACAAGCCCATTCTTGAGCCGTCTGTCGCCGATTCATCACAAGCGCCCCTTTCACCTGCCACCAGGTTGGCGCAACATCTGGTCCGGCGTGACCGATCCTCTTCTCCAACCTTCCAACCCAACATGTTCGAGGACGACCTGGTCTCGGCGCTGGCCGTGGCGAGGGAGAACGTCCGCGCCCGCCAGGTCTTCGACTGGGAGCGCGTCCGCCGGCAATGCGCCGTCTAGCTCCAGCCCGGCCTCCAGCCGGGCCAGCCATCGCCCGGTGTGGTTCATCGCACCGGGTTCGGTCCTCATCGGTGGGCTGACCCTGGCGTGGGTTTATGCCCACGGTTGGACAAATCTGTATGGCGACGGCCAGGCCCACCTGGCCATTGCCCGCAAGCTGGTGGATGTCCCGCCGGGAACGACCTGGTGGGAACGCTACATGCAACTGGGCAGCCCGTGGCTTCCGCTGCCGCATGTGCTGGCTGCACCGCTGACCCTTTCCGATACCCTCTGGCGCACCGGGCTGGCCGGCAGCCTCATTTCCTGCCTCGCCTTTGTGGCTGCGGCAACGGTGGTGTTTCAGCTTGCGGCGGCGCTGACCCGCTCGCTGCCGTCCGCGCTGGTGGCGTGGCTGGCTTTTGCGCTCAACCCTTCGCTGCTCTACATCCAGACCACACCGCTGACCGAGCCGCTGTTTCTCGCCACCTGGCTGGGCAGCGCATGGTGGATGCACGACTGGACGCAGCACGGTCGGCGTGATCGTCTTGTCCTGGCGGCGCTCTGTGCCCTGGGTGCGCTTCTGACCCGCTATGAGGGTTGGATTCTGCTTCCAGCCGGTATGCTCTGGGTGCTCTGGTCTTCCCCCCGCCGTGGATGGGCGCGTCTGGCCGATGTGGGACTGTGGACGGGTATCGTGGGCGCGGGCGTGGGGTACTGGCTCTGGCACAACTGGGCCATCTACGGGCGGCCGCTGGAGTTTCTCGAAGGAACCTACTCGGCGCGGGGCTACTTTGCGCGCCACCGGGATGAACTGAGTTACCTGAGCTTCGTGGTCGGGCAGCCGCTTTATGCCGGCCTTGTGTTGGCGGTAACCGTCGTCATCTGCGCCACGCCGGCCACGACACTGCTCGGCCTGCTGGGTCTGGCCGGACAGTCCGTGACGGCCTTTCGCGCCCGTTGGCTTGATATGCCAACGCTGGCGGTTCTGGGGTGGCTCTGGCTGCCGCCGCTCTTTACCGGCTACAGCCTGTATTCCGGCAACATCCAGATCTATCCGCTGTTTTTGAACAACCGCTATGGACTGGCGGCGCTGCCGGCGCTGGCCGTTGGTATCGGGTTGGGTGTGGCCTGCCTGCACGCCCGCTTCCCAAAGCAGCCGGTCTGGGTGGCCGTTGGTATGGGGCTGGTGTGTGTCGGGCAATCGCTGTGGTGGCTGCGGGATGGCGTCTATCAGCTCGCCGTCTTTCAGGAAGCCTACCGGGCGCAGTTTGCGCCGCTTGGGTGTGAGCGCCGGGCGCTGGCGCAGTTTCTCCAGTCTGATCCAGCCCTACAGTCTCTGAAAAGGCGACAAGCGGGCGTCTGTGTCGCCCTATTTGCTGGTGAGCTGTCTGCTGTTATCGCCCAGGGCGGATTGTCTTACGCCCACATCCTGCACGAGGGGCGTGCGGAGTGGCACAGCCTGGAAACGTCCATTCCATCCACGGTGACATGGCTGGTGGTTGGGCGCGGGGATGAGCTGGAGCGAAAGCTTCAGCAGCGTCCGGCCGGGTATGAAGAATTCACTCCGGTGTGGGTTTCGGAGCAGGGTACCTTCCGCGTCCTGTCCCGGAACCGGCCCGCGCCGTAAGCCTCAACGGCGCAGGCCGGTTTCCAGAAGGCTATTCGGATTTCCGGCGCAAAAAGGTTGGTGCGTCAAGGTCCGCTTCGGCGGCAGGCGCCACCCGTTCGGAGGCCGGCGCAATGCGCCCGAACGAAGGCACGGAAACCACGTTGCCGGCCACCACGGTAGTCGCCGGTGGCTGGTTGGCCGCCTGGGCGGCCTGGTCGAATCCGGTCGCAATGACCGTAATCTTCATCTCATCCTGCATCCGTTCGTCAATGACCGCACCGAAGATGATGTTGGCTTCCGGGTGCGCCGCTTTCTGGATGATGGAGGTCGCTTCGTTGACTTCGTGGAGGGTGAGGTTGCTGCCACCGGTGACGTTGACCAGTACCCCGTGGGCCCCTTCGATGGAGGCTTCTTCAAGCAACGGGCTGGCAATGGCGGCATTGGTGGCCTGAATGGCGCGATTTTCGCCGGAGGCCTGTCCCGTGCCCATCAGGGCAATGCCGGAGCCGCGCATGATGGTGCGCACGTCGGCAAAGTCGAGGTTGATCATGCCCGGCACCGTGATGAGGTCGGAAATGCCCTGCACGGCCTGGCGCAGCACGTCATCTGCCATGCGGAAGGAATCCGCCAGCGAGGTATTGCGATCAACGGTCGTCAACAGGCGGTCATTGGGAATGGTGATGATCGTGTCCACGCACTCGTGAAGTTCGCGGATGCCTTTTTCGGCGTTCTGCATCCGGCGGCGGCCTTCAAACCCGAAGGGCTTGGTGACGACGGCCACGGTCAGAATCTCCAGTTCGCTGGCCAGTCCGGCCACAATGGGCGCGGCGCCGGTGCCCGTGCCGCCACCCATGCCGGCCGTGATGAACACCATATCCGCGCCTTCGAGCGCATCAATGATTTTTTCCGTGTCTTCCAGGGCAGCCTCCCGGCCCACTTCCGGGTCGGCGCCTGCCCCCAGGCCGCGGGTCCGCCTGCTGCCAATCTGAATCTTGACCGGGGCTTTCGACATGCTGAGGGCTTGCAGATCGGTATTGACCACCAAAAAGGAGATGCCTTCGATACCGGACTCAATCATGCGGTTGACGGCATTGCCGCCGCCGCCGCCCACGCCAATGACCTTGATGTTTGCGCCTTTTGAGATGGTATTTTCCACGAATTCAAACCTCACTGGGGGTGGACTCGATGACCGCTTGTTCTCTGCTCCCATGGGATAAGTGCCTCCTGCCCGTAACCTGGATCGGGAACCGTCTTCCTGGTAAAGAAAATACTATATTCAGCGCGCCGAATTCGGCGAAGAAAAGAAACTTTTTATTCCTGCCAGCCAGTGGCGCCAGCTTGTTTCCCGCTGTCGCAAATGGTGGTTGGCGCGTGGACGAATGCTCGAAAGAATAAGACCGATAGCCGTTGCCCATTCAGGGTGGCTGAGTTCTTCACTGATACCGTCCAGCCCGGCTGGAGTGCCTATCCGAACCGGAAGATCAAGCATCCGCTCGGCCAGTTCGGGAATTCCGGACAAGAGACTGCCACCGCCGGTCAGAACCAATCCGCTGGACAATTTTTTCTCGAAACCCGCCTTCTGAAGGTTCTCCTGGATTTCCTTGAAAATCTCCTCTGCCCGTGGCTGAAGCATCTCGCAGAGCACCTGACGCGAGAGCATCCGTGAACGTCCGCCGGACGCAGTAACGGCAAGTTGTTCCTGTCGCTCGTTGGGGTGTAGAAGCGGAGAGAAAACGCATCCAAAAGACTGTTTGATGCGCTCGGCTTCAGGAACGGATGAACGAAGCCCAACCGCAATATCGTTGGTGAAATGCGTGCCCCCAATACCGAACATCGCCGTGTGGCGCACCGCCCCGCGTTGGAACACTGCAAGGCTGGTGATTTCACCGCCAATATCAACGATGGCCGTCCCATATTCACGTTCTTCTTCGGTAAGGGTGGCTGTCGCAGCCGCAAGGGAACCAAGGGTGAGGTCTTCGACAATGATACCCAGCCGGTTGGCGCTTGTCACGATGTTTTGCGATGCCGTGACCGGCGAAGTCACGATATGTACGGTAACTTCGAGCCGCATCCCCAACATACCGAGGGGGTCGCCGATCCCGTCCTGTTCGTCCACGACGAATTCCTGGGGCAGGACCTCGACAATCCCCCGGTCGGCCGGCAGGTTGACGGCGCTGGCCTGTTCGATGACCCGCTGGATGTCCGTGGCCGTAATCTGCCGGTTGCGGTTGGACACGGCCACCACGCCGTGTCCGTTGAGACTCCGCACATGAAGCCCCGACAGGCTGGCGCGGAGCGTGTCAATGCCAAAGCCAACCATCCTTTCGGCTTCCGTCAGGCACTGGCGGATGGTTTCCTCGGCCTGCTCGATGCTGACCACAACCCCCTTGCGGATGCCCTTCGAGGGGACATCGCCATAGCCGGCCACCGTCCAGCGCGCCCGATCCGGCACCGGTGTGGCAATAACCAGACGGGTACGGGTCGAGCCAAGGTCAAGGCTGGCCAGGTAGGGGGTGGCGCGTGCCATGTTGGGTGCTACCTCCGCGCTGCCGAACCCGTTGGGCGGGGTGTGGATTGGGGGGGGGCTTTCGGGGGGGGCGTGGACTTGTTGCCGCCAGCCGTCGCGCGCGCGGGGGGCGCGGGCAGGCGCTCGTCAAACTCCAGATTGACCTGTCTGGCGCTCACCATGTTCACTGTCTTGAGATAGGGCGCTTTCTCGAAGATGCGCGGGTCGGAGAAGCGCATGCGTTCGAGAATGGAGGTGTCGCGGCGCTGAAGCGCATCCACGATTTCACATGCATGGAGCAGCCGTTCCCGGAAGTCCTCCCGGCCCAGTCCGACGACAATGCGGCTGTTGCGAAGCTGAACGCGCACGTCCTGAAGACGGGACAGATCAATGGATTCGATACGTTCGGAAAGGCGTGGCTCAGCCGCATCAAGCGCCCAGGTGAGGTTGCGGTACAGTTGCAGGCGCTCGCGGTTTTCACGGCGTCCGGCCGCATCGCGGTCCGACGCAAAGCCAACGGCCAAGGTCGGCGGCTCGCCATCCGTGTCGGGGTCAT
This window of the Chloracidobacterium sp. N genome carries:
- the gcvH gene encoding glycine cleavage system protein GcvH, with product MANYPDELQYTKDHEWIRITGDTGRVGITFYAQDSLGDVVYVDLPKVGTTVKANEPFGSVESVKAVSELFSPVSGEVIEVNTKLADAPELVNTSPYDEGWMIVIRLSNPGEVDALLSAAEYEDFINEK
- the gcvT gene encoding glycine cleavage system aminomethyltransferase GcvT gives rise to the protein MSAELRQSPLDAIHRALGAKMVPFAGWTMPVEYGGLVAEHLAVRTAVGIFDVSHMGEILIQGRDALRFVQYVTCNDAARLVDGQAQYSGLLNERGGFVDDILVHRLAEDSYFLCVNAANTAKDAEWLRGHAAGFEVDIRDVSHEYAQLAVQGPRAVALVQSLTVEDITGLGYYRFRRDVVIAGITALVARTGYTGEDGVEIYCAPTDAERLWKALTEAGNPVPCGLGARNTLRLEARMALYGHEIDDTTTPLEADLGWICKLSKGDFLGRDALLRQQAAGLTRKLVGFEVEDRVPVRDGYPLVADGQEVGRVTSGSPSPFLRKNIGLAYLPIDKTAVGTQVFAIVRGREVPCRIVPTPFYKRPG
- a CDS encoding glycosyltransferase family 39 protein, yielding MWFIAPGSVLIGGLTLAWVYAHGWTNLYGDGQAHLAIARKLVDVPPGTTWWERYMQLGSPWLPLPHVLAAPLTLSDTLWRTGLAGSLISCLAFVAAATVVFQLAAALTRSLPSALVAWLAFALNPSLLYIQTTPLTEPLFLATWLGSAWWMHDWTQHGRRDRLVLAALCALGALLTRYEGWILLPAGMLWVLWSSPRRGWARLADVGLWTGIVGAGVGYWLWHNWAIYGRPLEFLEGTYSARGYFARHRDELSYLSFVVGQPLYAGLVLAVTVVICATPATTLLGLLGLAGQSVTAFRARWLDMPTLAVLGWLWLPPLFTGYSLYSGNIQIYPLFLNNRYGLAALPALAVGIGLGVACLHARFPKQPVWVAVGMGLVCVGQSLWWLRDGVYQLAVFQEAYRAQFAPLGCERRALAQFLQSDPALQSLKRRQAGVCVALFAGELSAVIAQGGLSYAHILHEGRAEWHSLETSIPSTVTWLVVGRGDELERKLQQRPAGYEEFTPVWVSEQGTFRVLSRNRPAP
- the ftsA gene encoding cell division protein FtsA, with translation MARATPYLASLDLGSTRTRLVIATPVPDRARWTVAGYGDVPSKGIRKGVVVSIEQAEETIRQCLTEAERMVGFGIDTLRASLSGLHVRSLNGHGVVAVSNRNRQITATDIQRVIEQASAVNLPADRGIVEVLPQEFVVDEQDGIGDPLGMLGMRLEVTVHIVTSPVTASQNIVTSANRLGIIVEDLTLGSLAAATATLTEEEREYGTAIVDIGGEITSLAVFQRGAVRHTAMFGIGGTHFTNDIAVGLRSSVPEAERIKQSFGCVFSPLLHPNERQEQLAVTASGGRSRMLSRQVLCEMLQPRAEEIFKEIQENLQKAGFEKKLSSGLVLTGGGSLLSGIPELAERMLDLPVRIGTPAGLDGISEELSHPEWATAIGLILSSIRPRANHHLRQRETSWRHWLAGIKSFFSSPNSAR
- a CDS encoding cell division protein FtsQ/DivIB: MAHKRTTRQVLPSRREQTREAAAIRIPRTRQGAVWEQLYAWRTGILWVVLLVGLSSLGLAMTRSSLFLLRQVEVTGCQPPVAEDIERLVRQQSTGSLLTVSLPTLRQNLESLPRVRQARIVRILPDTLRVVIEERKPFVLAQMAERSGLVWLDEEGVVITVYDPDTDGEPPTLAVGFASDRDAAGRRENRERLQLYRNLTWALDAAEPRLSERIESIDLSRLQDVRVQLRNSRIVVGLGREDFRERLLHACEIVDALQRRDTSILERMRFSDPRIFEKAPYLKTVNMVSARQVNLEFDERLPAPPARATAGGNKSTPPPKAPPQSTPRPTGSAARR